The Leptodactylus fuscus isolate aLepFus1 chromosome 1, aLepFus1.hap2, whole genome shotgun sequence nucleotide sequence tctgagcttttttttaaagggttaaagtgtAAAATAAATCAGTAGGTATCTCAATGGTGGAAACCCCAAGATATACATCATTTTACCACCTATTCTCCACCAGCTACGATATACAATACCGGTGTAATGGGTGGGATGTACTTGTGGCCATAATATACAAACAAACCATAACCATAgctatataataatttacagtgcTTTCATATTAAATAGAAATTTTTTGAAGTCTGTATATAACTTGAAAATTTCTTATGGAAAATTTTCAAGTTTGTCAGGATTTTTCAACAACTTTGCAAAGTTTGGAATTTAGAGAAGTATTCTGCTATACTGCTTCTAACCAGATGATGGCAATAGAGAGCCTTTAGGGGCATGAGTTAAATCAATCTATTTGGAAACTAATAAGGACTTTTAGACTAAAGTGTTTTTAGTAAATTCTGAAATCATTTTAGACTTTCAATAAAAGCTAAAAAGCCCTAAAAACCCGACGTTGCGATTATGCATATTACAGCACCctcagagtggatgggattctggcttatccATTCCAAtcattgcagatttttatttatttattatgcttacttatatagcgccatcatattccgcagcgctttacagacattgacagtcactgtcccatatagggctcaaaatctacattccctatcagtatgtctttggtgtgtggaaggaaaccggagagaacatacaaactccttgcagatgttgtccttggcaggatttgaacctaggactccagtgctgcaaggctgcagtgctaaccatacTGATAAAAATCAGTAGCGAAAATGCAAGGATTTCAAGTAcgtgtaaatcacagcatgtcaattatatttacagaaatgttgacgttttccatataggtataatagaagaagaaagtctgcagagttttcactttctgtgaaaaacactacagaaaaaactgtgatgcagttatttttttattcattttgtaaaatgtaacagaagaacttTGTAAGTTACAAGTTGCCTTATTGAGTCCTAATGGTTACGGCCAAGCTGAGTATGTTAAGGGcttggaattagagatgagcgagtacaattcggccatttcaaatagcacgcacccataggaatgaatggaagtggccggcacgcagggggttaagcggccggccgctggcaaagtctgcgtgccggccacttccattcattcctatgggtgcgtgctattcgaaacaggagtttcgaatagtactcgctcatctttacttgGAATGGTAAATCCCAGTGCAGGGTAAGATAAAGTGTAACAAAATGAGAAATAAGTGTAAAAGTATGATAATTAAAGTATGTTTATTTAGAAGCTTCCATATCACTACAATATATTCCATTACATGAAAAAACATAGTCTTTAATGGTAACTGTGACATTGAATAGCATGGTTGGAAAATAGACATTGTATTTAAAATCATTGTTAGTGACACGTCAAAGCTTGGTTAAGATTTATTGCGGTGCAAAATAGAACTGCAAATATTTTATGTGGCGTATATTACATATGACATTTCACAGTAGAATAAAACATAGCCATTGGGCCATAGCCAACTTGACGTATGACCCCAATGAGCCAAAACTGTGACTGCAAAACTGTAACTGATTTTCACAATGAATTTCACCCTTCTGGCTATAGGCTGGGATTGGAATCACAGCTGAGCCCCATTTAAACTCGAGAGGTTGTAAtttcagacaacccttttaaatattaaataaagaatataataagtgttaataaataaataagtaaataaataaatacataaatatacaaaaaacagaGCATCACCTGATCACACAGTTTACAATTGATAaagaaattttacatttttttaatataattaagggtctgttcacatggcggaaaatgaagagaaaattgctcttcattttccgccgccaGCATTTTCGCAtgggctagccgcaacgggatgtcaatgcagtgcatcagcattttgTAACGGCATcccactgctgattaggcccggatgcgatctctgcctctcattgaaaacaatgggaggcggattcgggaggaatctgctctggatttgggggcgaaatccgcccccaaatccgcagcaaattcctCTGTTTGAACTGACCCTAACACTTCATATTctgatattaataataaataaaaacctgGAAAACCCATTAAAGGCCATAATACACGATCTGGGGAGTTTCATGATACAGGACTCCAATGACTAGAAAAAGTGAGGTACAGCCCCACTGTTCTGCAATGGAGTAGAGATTCCCGAGTCTAACCACTAGCTACACATGGAAAACATTTTCTAAGAATGGAACATTTATGGATTTTGCCAGAAAGCGCAATTGAATAAAAGTATAACCCTCAAACCATATTGTGGTTTTAATGTTTCCCATTTGCTCAATCAGAAACCATAAAGAGAATAAATTCAATGTTAGATTATGATCAAGCCTTGTGCATAAAAGTAAATAATCTAACTGAAATCCATGACAGTAGATACGATTATCCTCAAGGGAGATGGAACTGGTATCTTAAGCTGTTGCTTCATCTGTTTCTGCCTGCCTGTGGAGGAAAATATTATTCAAATGTTAGAAGAGTCGTACATGTACACTTATAGCATCTAAGCAAAAAGTACATTCACCGCATGATAAAATCTACTGTCTACAAGCTTTCTTGTGGATCTATTGTGTACGTCACCACTGTCAAAATCTCTATACGCTGTCAGTGAGCAGAAACATTCTAGGTTTTTCGGCCGATCAAGGTCAAGAAATAGCTTAACATTGTCTTAAAAAGACAATCTCTAATAAGATATATGGATGATACATCTATATGTCAGtcactaagaacaatttctgttCTACTGAACCCTATCCATTGAggaattacttaaagaggacctttcaccattttgcccacaggcagttctatacactaccggctttcccgatctgtgcccggtgtgaagagcttacagtccggtaccgtagctcttctatggtcagaagggcgtttctgacagttagccggagacgtccttcttcacagcacagccaatcgcgctgtacagagagccgggaggaacgcccccctccatctgctcgcagtactcgtccatagacgagcattatcagggagggaggggggagttccttccggctctcacagcacagcgtgattggctgtgctgtgaagaaggacgtctccggctaactgtcagaaacgcccttctgaccatagaagagctacggtaccggactgtaagctcttcacaccgggcacagatcgggaaagccggtagtgtatagaactgcctgtgggcaaaatggtgaaaggtcctctttaaggggcatTCCAGGAtaatgatattgataacctatccttaggttatcaggtcatcaatattagattgttgCACTCTGGAGATCTTGTGTTTAAAGATGACAATGTAGTTAGATGACCACTACAATCTTTTTATTGATTACCatgtacagtgctgtacattgctTAGTGGGTGTAGTTGATATTGCCACTGaggcccattcacttcaattggattGAGCCGCAAGCAAGCCATGGGACTCATGAACATGACAATACAGGCCTATGAAGACAAAGCAGTGCTCGTCAACTCTTCAAAGAGCAGATAGGGTAAGTgataagatattgatgacctatcctaatgataggttATCTTTATTAAaatcctggaaatccctttaaatataacatACAGGGCTAGGTTGTTTCTTAGGGTACTGGCACACAATGCAGTAGTGAAACATATATTGATTATTGCCTATTTGTTACTGGCACGCTTTGCTGATTTAGTAAAAACACCTTCAGCCCTGTGGCCAGAGTCGCACAGTGTGACAGCGGCTTTAGACAGGAGTTGTCTCTATGGGACACAAACCCTTCTATGGGCACTGCATTTCTGTGAGCAGCCTATTTTCAGGACAAGTTTTCATCTTTCATTACACTGACAGCAAGTAGGAAATATTATCAGCAATTCTCTGCAGAAGCAGAATAACCTAACATTTGGTGGAGGTCACCTTGATCCTACctttccaatatattcttgatAATTCTTTCCACCCAGGGGGTAGTAGGATCCACACAAACACTGCTTCCACTTTTGAGAGTAATACTGAaaatgaaaaaagaagaaaagtaaGTAAAAGTCAGAAGTTAAAAATGCATATAgattgtacactcaccggccactttattaggtacacctgtccaactgctcgttaacacttaatttctaatcagccaatcacatggcagcaactcagtgcatttaggcatgtagacatggtcaagacaatctcctgcagttcaaaccgagcatcagtatggggaagaaaggtgatttgagtgcctttgaacgtggcatggttgttggtgccagaagggctggtctgagtatttcagaaactgctgatctactgggattttcacgcacaaccatctctagggtttacagagaatggtccgaaaaagaaaaaacatccagtgagcggcagttctgtgggcggaaatgcgttgttgatgccagaggtcagaggagaatggccagactggttcgagctgatagaaaggcaacagtgactcaaatagccacccgttacaaccaaggtagccagaagagcatctctgaatgcacagtacgtcgaactttgaggcagatgggctacagcagcagaagaccacaccgggtgccactcctttcagctaagaacaggaaactgaggctacaatttgcacaagctcattgaaattggacaattgaagattggaaaaacgttgcctggtctgatgagtctcgatttctgctgcgacattcggatggtaggatcagaatttggcatcaacaacatgaaagcatggatccatcctgccttgtatcaacggttcaggctggtggtggtggtgtcatggtgtggagaatattttcttggcactctttgggccccttggtaccaattgagcatcgttgcaacgccaaagcctacctgagtattgttgctgaccatgtccatctctttatgaccacaatgtacccaacatctgatggctactttcagcaggataatgcgccatgtcataaagctggaatcatctcagactggtttcttgaacatgacaatgagttcactgtactccaatggcctccacagtcaccagatctcaatccaatagagcatctttgggatgtggtggaacgggagattcgcatcatggatgtgcagccgacaaatctgcggcaactgtgtgatgccatcatgtcaatatggaccaaaatctctgaggaatgcttccagcaccttgttgaatctatgccacgaagaactgaggcagttctgaaggcaaaagggggtccaacccgttactagcatggtgtacctaataaagtggccggtgagtgtacagtatatggatcTTCGATCCCTCAGCTATGACAATGCTTTTTGTGTTGCATTTTCCTTATGTGGATGGCCATTGGGACACTCTGTATAACAGCATGTAGATACTTTGTGATTAGTTTTCCGCTATGGACAATTCCAAAAAAATAGGGATTATCCagagagaaaaacaactttagtgagtactattcgaaacagccttttcgaatagcacgtacccataagaatgaatggaagcggccggcacacagactttgccggtggctggccgcttaacctcctgcgtgccggctgcatccattcatttctatgggtgcgtgcttattcgaaacgggagttttgaatagtactcgctcatatcACGTTATGTTAATAAAAAAATTACTTTCCATAAATTAGGCTAAGGGCATATGACTGTCATGGAGGAGTTCCTCTGCTTATGGCCACACACTACAAAGCAGAGTGAACAGTCACAAGGACCAGCTCTTACTTTGTCAGACTCAAGGTGTCCAAGTAAGCCCTTTTATTGTATGACTAGATGTGACTTCCCCTAACAATAAGATCTGATCACTGGGATTAAAGAAATCGGTTGTCTTCATGAAACAATATCTTTAGTGACTGTTCTTGTATAAAAACAGGTATGTCATATGTATATAAAATACTCACATCACTTCAGTATTTTTGCAGTGGGGGCCACTGGGTATCAGTTCCAGACTCATCATGTCTTTAATAGGTTTCTGTGGCTTTACAATGTTGATGCACTTGCATCTTAACTCTGATGCTGATCTTGCGAGAGACATACCTAAAATTACAAGAAAATGATACATCTTTAATCAGGTCTATACTATTTTTTGATCTGTACCATAGATAACATTCTAGATCTCCACTTGACTCACATTTAAAGAAATATAGATTTAGATTAAATATAATGACTATGCTTTTCAATACAGATATATCAATGGAATACTGACACATAGTGACTAAGCATAAGTCAAAATGCAATAATTCGGCACGTGTTTGGGTAATGGATAGCCAATGGGCAATATATCTGCCACACATTGACCCTATAGGTTTATTCAgcctaatatacaatataatatagttCATTTTGATAGGTCTAAAATTAGTCAAGTAAACAATTGAATTAAAGAAATAACCCCcttcaaaacaaaacaaaattaactaaaagaaaaaatattgttttttccTGCCACTGTACCTATTCCATTACCTATTATCATGCTTGATATTACAGTTCATCACCCTACAAGAATGCATTGCATCTGGAAAGAAAGCTGTCCTCTTCTTCTTAACCCTTGACAACACTTTTCAGTAAATATACAAATGAAAAATATAAGGAACCATAAGGAACATGCTATAACATATTATTTCCTAACATGTCTAGATATTACTTTTCTTTTCTATACACATAAAAACAAactgagggggaaaaaaattaaaattacctTCTGTTACAGCAATGTACAGCAAGAAGATGGCGAGAGTAGCAGAGAAAGTTTTAGCAAACTTCATGACTGAATTTCCTTGGCAGCTTTTGAAATTCCTTTAGCTTAGTCAAGTCCAAAGTCAACTGTTTTCTACTGACAAGTGATGTGAATTTATATGATAGAATCCGCATGGTCATTCTGATGTCATATCTACATTACAACAGCGTAAATTCCAAAATAAGTCACTGGCAGCAGTAAGTCACACTTTTGAGTCACTAAGATTCGTGTAAAGAAGACTTTGTAATACTTTGTGCACTGATGTCTCACCAAGTGTTAGTTTTCTTTCAGCATTGAAGAGATTCAAAGATGAACGAATGAACGATTGACCTTTATATtagactagtagaatacccgtggCTTCGCTCacgaaaaatatgttaaattgttggttatgctggctaaagtaaaatttaaagtgtcacactttttttttccatttaaacaTACCCGGTGCACTATGCGcgacgtggcaaatttagctcctcccacttttatgttgactccacccattctccattcatttttcatgtgccgccacacagtataatcctcctacagccatctgtaaattatatgccccccttcatctccatcaaccagtttcatgtcccccgtgttactgagaaaaaaaattgattttaatggtagaatccctttaaggacatagtttaacataataaaattgtgtgtgtatgtatatacagtatctaactatatatatatatatatatatatatatatatatatatatatatatatcgtaaaACTCAAAagctgtagtagtctgctctatacaaatccacagttcttgcccgatttgggtgaaatttggtatgccccctctccatccacaggagcagaatactgcgcatgttacatttcgctagcgtccccctgtcatgagattggggcccctaaatttaggccctatacatataatggggaaaagtgaaagtgctgaggggaaaacaacagttgtgactgacaggaacGGATTATAGcgtgacggcgccaaagagtagCTGCTAAATGGGCAGcagcaccacacacaacacacaaacatctcacaaacaccatatatgcataacacagacagcaca carries:
- the LOC142217193 gene encoding interleukin-8-like codes for the protein MKFAKTFSATLAIFLLYIAVTEGMSLARSASELRCKCINIVKPQKPIKDMMSLELIPSGPHCKNTEVIITLKSGSSVCVDPTTPWVERIIKNILERQAETDEATA